In one Acomys russatus chromosome X, mAcoRus1.1, whole genome shotgun sequence genomic region, the following are encoded:
- the Timm8a gene encoding mitochondrial import inner membrane translocase subunit Tim8 A: MDSSAASSGTGLGAVDPQLQHFIEVETQKQRFQQLVHQMTELCWEKCMDKPGPKLDSRAEACFVNCVERFIDTSQFILNRLEQTQKSKPVFSESLSD, translated from the exons ATGGATTCCTCCGCCGCCTCTTCGGGCACGGGTTTGGGCGCCGTGGACCCTCAGCTGCAGCATTTCATCGAGGTGGAGACGCAGAAACAGCGCTTCCAGCAGCTGGTGCATCAGATGACGGAACTTTGCTGG GAGAAGTGCATGGATAAGCCTGGGCCAAAGTTGGACAGTCGGGCTGAGGCCTGTTTTGTGAACTGCGTTGAGCGCTTCATTGATACAAGCCAATTCATCTTGAACCGACTGGAGCAGACCCAGAAGTCCAAACCTGTCTTCTCAGAAAGCCTTTCTGACTGA